The following coding sequences lie in one Rutidosis leptorrhynchoides isolate AG116_Rl617_1_P2 chromosome 6, CSIRO_AGI_Rlap_v1, whole genome shotgun sequence genomic window:
- the LOC139854884 gene encoding uncharacterized protein has product MGVEWWPVMEFVGGGGSWCSRWGDGQGGHERIHGFPGMLGSIDCMHWAWAKCPVAWRGQFMRGDHSHPTIMLEAVASYDNWIWHAYFIVAGSNNDINVLNTCDLFNSMFNKEMHDVPYQINGVDYRRGYYLADGIYPTWAAFVKGFSSAVDEKRTYFTKKQASSRKDVERTFGILQGRWHILQRIFFSNSHGLTR; this is encoded by the exons ATGGGTGTTGAATGGTGGCCGGTAATGGAGTTTGTCGGAGGTGGTGGATCATGGTGCTCACGATGGGGAGATGGTCAAGGTG GTCATGAAAGGATTCATGGTTTTCCGGGCATGTTGGGTAGTATAGATTGTATGCACTGGGCATGGGCAAAATGTCCGGTTGCGTGGAGAGGACAGTTTATGCGAGGCGATCACAGTCACCCAACTATTATGCTTGAAGCGGTCGCCTCGTATGATAATTGGATTTGGCATGCGTATTTTATTGTAGCGGGTTCAAACAACGATATTAATGTGCTAAACACTTGTGATTTGTTCAACTCAATGTTTAATAAGGAAATGCACGACGTTCCTTATCAAATAAACGGGGTTGATTACAGAAGAGGGTATTATTTAGCTGACGGTATTTACCCAACATGGGCGGCATTTGTTAAGGGATTTTCAAGTGCCGTTGACGAAAAACGTACTTACTTTACAAAGAAACAAGCGAGCTCTCGCAAAGATGTTGAAAGAACGTTTGGGATCCTACAAGGCCGTTGGCATATTCTTCAGCGCATATTCTTCAGCAACTCGCACGGGCTTACGAGGTGA